The Balearica regulorum gibbericeps isolate bBalReg1 chromosome 5, bBalReg1.pri, whole genome shotgun sequence genomic interval GGCTGACCCTACAGCGTAACCCACTGCCCATCCCGTTACCGCAGTTTGAGCTCAGACCTACGCCAGACCCTGCGGGTGAGCCATCCCTCCGCTTCCCGGGCCAAGCTCGGGGCCGGTGCGGGCCCTCACGGATGCTCCATCCGACCCCCAGCATCGGGGACTCCTCGGCACCCCGGCCAGGACACCCTTGAGGAAAGGAGCTGGGAACGAAGCGTGAGGGAGCTCACCCGCGAGcgagggtgggaaggggagaggcgTGCTGcgtgctgcgggcagggctggcggCAGCACACCGCTGGGGCAGGCTCCCCGCCCTGGACACGCTTTGGGGTTAATTTTTGCACCTCCGAGGTAAGGAAATCTTCTGCTTCCGAGTTACGCTccccactggggggggggtgtgtctgaataaatttattcttttttttttttttttcaatcttcacccttttgaaatgaaaaactcTCTCTACAGACTTTTGTTTGTCGTTTCTATAGAATTCCCTTACGACCGTTCCCCCCGCGGTTGTCCCCCACTGCCCGGTACCTCCACCGGCTGCAGCCACCGCCGTGTCTCCCGAAGGCAGGACCCCGGGCAAGTCCTGCCCGCCCGCCCAGGCCGCCCCGCAGGGAACCGGGACCCCCAGGACTCCCTCACCTGCGCGGGCCCGGGGCCGTGGCGGCGGCACAGGCTCCCCCCCCCGGCTCTCCTCAGCGGCGCGGCCTGCACGGCAGGGGGGGAAGCGGCCGGGGCCACGGTGGGGCCGCCTGGGCCGGTACCGGGGGGCGCAGCGGCGGAGCCCCCCCGCTCCCTTCCCGCCGTTTCCCCTGAGGGGatgaggcggcggcggccgttGGGTCTcgcgggagggagggggcggAGCCGACGCCGCGTGTCTCCACGGTGAcgggaagggagggggggaggcgCGCGGCGTCGCGATGACGTCGGCACAGCGTCGCGCGCAGGCGTCATCAAGGCGAGCGGCGGTGCCGGCgcgcgcggggggggggggggggggaagaggccGGGTCGGgtcaggccaggccaggccgcGGCGGGTCCTGCGCAGCGGTACCGTGTGCGGAGCCGTCGCGCTCCGCTCTCCCGGAGTCGGGTCGTGGGTCCGCGGGGCTGAGTTGAGCTGAGtcgcggcgggcagcggcggtACAACCGGCGGGGCGAGCGCGGGGGCCGCCCACCGACCCCCGCCGCGCTCCAGGGATCCGGGAGCGGCGGGCGGCCGTCGGGGATGTCCTACAAGCCCATCGCTCCCGCCCCCGCTACCCCCGGAGCCGCCAGTGccagccccgccccgccggggcctGGGGCACCACCCGCCGGTGAGAGCACCCCCCCGGTAACcgcggggggacgggggggacgggggtaccggggaagggggggcggggggtgtggggtgcagCCGGTAAACTTCCGTTTCCCGCAGCCACGAGCGTCCCGTCGCCCTCCGGCTCCGTccccggcgccgccgccccTTTCCGGCCGCTCTTCAATGACTTCGGGCCGCCGTCCATGGGCTACGTGCAGGTGAGgtgcgggccggggccggggccgggggcgggcggcggggccgggggcggctcTCAGCTcctccgtccgtccgtccgtgtccctcctcccccccgccgcAGGCGATGAAGCCCCCCGGGGCGCAGGGGTCACAGAGCACCTACACCGACCTGCTCTCCGTCATCgaggagatggggaaggagaTCCGGCCCACCTACGCCGGCAGCAAGAGTGCCATGGAGCGGTTGAAGCGGGGTAGGGGCCGGgttttgcggggggggggggggtaacgGACACGGCACCGTGCGTGCCCGGGGGTCCCCTGCCCCACGGGGGGTGGAAACAGCGGGGGAGACTGATGCGGGGTGTCCTTCTGCTTCTCCCCACAGGCATCATCCACGCCCGGGCGCTGGTCAGGGAGTGCCTGGCAGAGACAGAGCGAAACGCCCGCACGTAACGGCTGCTGTCacccgggacccccccgggaccccccccgggacccccggtGTCCCTGCCCCGctggcggcggggaggggggggggggggggcaccgtGCTGCCTGTGCCCGCTGCGCTCTCCGCTCTTTATAAATGCgtgtttttataaataaaggACATAGTTGGGACTCTGCCTCGGGCCGTGTGCTTGCGgctgggggggtgaggggggtctcggtggggacagggggacacGGGGGAACCCTGCCTGGGGGGTGGGTGTCCGtgccccgggggctgcggccGGTGACGGGGAAGGGCTTGGAgccgcgggggggggtgtgtgtccgTGTCCCGGTGCTGTGCCCGGACCGAGAGGTGCAGGAATGAGCAAAACCCTCTTTTAACGCTTaaaaaagcacctttttttttttttcttttttttttttcttaatttaaccCCCCGGTTTTTTTCCGAGCCCGGCGGTGGCGGCGCCCCTGCCCGCAGGGTTGGTCCcgggaaatgggggggggggggcggcggggccggttCCGGCACACGCGGAGTGCCCGTGCAGCGGCGCTCGCCGCCTTCCTGTTTCTGACGTCACGCCCCCCTCCCTACGTCACGGCCGTCTCCGTGGGAACGGGCTGTGATGTCACGAGCCGAGGGGCCGTTTCGGAGCAGCGCAGGTTCGGAGGGGCCGGGGCGCCGCGGgcggaaggggggggggggggggcggcgaaGGGAGCCGGGCGGAGCCGAGCGGAGCCGAAggcgggcagggcgggcggGGCTgagcgggcggggggcgcgTTGCCATGGGAGCGGGGCGGGCCCGGGCGCCGAACGGGCCGAGCCGAGctgagccgggccgggccgggccgggccgggccgggctgaCGGCCGCCCCTGCAggcgctgccccccgccgccaTGCTCATCAAGGAATACCACATCCTGCTGCCCATGAGCCTGGAGGAGTACCAGGTGGCCCAGCTCTACATGATCcaggtggggatggggggggggggggggcagggggtctGTGGGGGTGCTGAGcctggggggtgcagggggctgAGTATggggtctgggggtgcaggggggtggggggctgagcagagggggtgcagggggctgAGCATGGGGGgtgcagagggctggggggctgagcatggggggtggggggtgcagggggttggggggggctgAGCCTGCGAGGCTGAGCACGGAGCctggggggtgcggggggccTGAGGCTGACCCCAAGGATTTGGCAGGGTGTAGAGGTTTTGCTGAGGTTTGGTGGGTTTGAAGAcaggtgtggggctggggggtgtgGGAGGACAAAGGGAGGGGTACGGGGACCTGGGGGGCTGTGAGGTGCTGGGCTTTGGGGGCATGTGGGTCTCAGGGTTagggggtgctgggagggggccGTGCTCACCTGGCAGCTCTCCCCACAGAAGAAGAGCCGGGAGGAGTCGAGCGGTGAGGGCAGCGGGGTGGAGATCCTGGCCAACCGGCCCTACAGCGACGGCCCCGGCGGCAGCGGCCAGTACACCCACAAAATCTACCACGTGGGCTCCCACATCCCCAGCTGGTTTCGGGCGCTGCTCCCCAAGGCTGCGCTGCAGGTGGAAGAGGAGTCCTGGAACGCCTACCCCTACACCCGCACCAGGTGGGACCCGgcggggctgtggggtgggCTGCGGGGCCAGCCGTGCCGCCAGGCTCAGCTCCGTCCCCGCACGTCCCCCAGATACACCTGCCCCTTCGTGGAGAAGTTCTCCATCGAGATTGAGACGTACTACCGGCCGGACGCGGGTCAGCAGACCAACGTCTTCAACCTGAGCGCGGCTGAGAAGAGGCAGAGGATTTTGGGTGCGTACGACCGCCGCGAGGTTGGCTCGGGGCGCCGGGCAGGACCCGATGCCTGCCGGGGTTCCCACGCGACGCTCCCCGGGCTGGGTGCGTGGGTGTGCCGTGGCGCCCGAGGGGTTCAGATTCCTTGCCAGCTGCAGGGGCTCGGCTTCCGCAATGCGCTCGGCTTTGCTCTCCTTGCTGGCCCTCGTGTTTTGGGGACAGCTGTGGGGGTACCCTGACAGGGAAAGGTGCCTGTGCCCCGAGCTCCCTGCCCTGAGCTGCCCGCCTGCTCCCCTGGCAGCAGTGCTAGACTAGAGTCTACATTAAAGATGTTTTGGGGGGGGCAATTTTGTCCCCTGCCTTCTTCCCTTGCCTGTATATTTGTTTGTAGCCCTCCCCTTCCTGGTGCCAGCctgttcctctctccctccatgTCCCAGCCCTTTTTCCATGCAGCCTGGCACGgctttcccttcccagcccctctctgAGTGGGAACCCGCACCAGGTTCCTGCAGGGCATTTCAGatcagctggaggcaggagggggagaGCTGGAAAAGCTTGTCCCCGTtttcccaccccctgccctgctccccagggcttTGCTCCAGATCGCTCTCTGGGTCCAGGCCCCCCCAACTGCTTGCCAGGGGGACCGGCGGGCAGAGCCAGGAGCCCGGGGTGGGATTCCTCCCTCGCTGACAGGTTTGGCCTCAGCTGCTGCGGCCTCCCTTTCCCGGCGCTGTCGATCTGGTCGTTTTAGGTGCCGGAGTGCAGAGCGTGACGCGCTGCCTCTTAAAATGGAGGCCTAAAATAGGCACTCGGAGGAAATGATTCATCTGACCTATTTCTCTCATTGGATCTTGTGGCACCAGGGATGTCCGGCTGGGATGCCAGCAGCTTGGGCCAGAGGGGACAAATTCTGTCCCTGCCACCACCGGGCAGCAACCGGAGCTGAGTGGATAGCAGGCAGGGCATGGCCCTGTGCCCactgcctgctgccctgcctgatttcccctcccccccgcacAGTGCCTGTCCCGTGGGCTTTCCACAGGGCACGCTGCGTCTTGGGTGGCTGCTGCCGAAAATGGGGCCGAGGTGAGACCGGCCCTGACGCGGACCCCGCTGGGATTTTCTTTGCCAGCTCTCGCTCTCAGCCCAGTGTCCCGTAGCACCGACAGATTTAAACCCCATCTCACGTTTCAAAGGGCAGTGAAGCAAATGCTGCGATCTGGGCTGTCGGGGTGAACCGCAGGGATAACTGTCTCCTCGCCAATTTTCTCGCAGCGGTAAAAACAAACTGACCCGACGGTCGTCGCGTGAGTGACGCTGCCGGGAGCTGTTTGGGGCTGGCAGGTCCGGTCCCAGCTCCTCGTCGCCGACTGTGGCGTGCCGCCATCTGAGCTGCTCGGTCAACCTGATGGTTGCTGATTTAAGGGCTGGCGTTCGCCGCACAATTTGGACACCGTGGGTGCTGCTTTCCCACGTCGTGGTGTGTTTTGCAGGCTGGGGAGGTTTGGAGGGATTGCAGCGCTTTGTGTTTCAGCTACTCGCCACGGGAAAAGCCCCGCTTCAGAGCGCCTGCCC includes:
- the CDK2AP2 gene encoding cyclin-dependent kinase 2-associated protein 2 — protein: MSYKPIAPAPATPGAASASPAPPGPGAPPAATSVPSPSGSVPGAAAPFRPLFNDFGPPSMGYVQAMKPPGAQGSQSTYTDLLSVIEEMGKEIRPTYAGSKSAMERLKRGIIHARALVRECLAETERNART